The segment attaatttaaatctctTGATTGGTTCATCTTCGTCTTCACTTGAATCGTCATCCTCTTTCCTGAAAATAGTacaaaattaacataattttcatgATTCTTCTGATAACTTactcataattttttcgtCCATTCTTATGCAATCTCATAATTCTAATATCtccattttcctttttcttttgtttttcatgTCTAAATTTAATACTGTATTTCACATGCTTTTTCGCTTTtccttttgatttttcttccTCGGAACTGTCTTCTTCACTCTCCTCTTCGCTGTATGGATTTTTACCATTATagcaattattaaatttgttgtttttgtacTTTGTGCATACATCATTTCCTCGATCACTAGATTTGCTCATTGGCAACGACTCGTCTTTCCGTCTCAAGACCATTACTTTACCATGTTCTATTCTtccaataaatttcttttgcggagtttcattatttttcttgcTGTCTTGCCCGGGCACTTTAGAAgctttttgatatttctttgCTCTGGTTTTATCATCTTCTATATCGTTGAAAACTttcgtttttttgtttgtatttgATTTAGTTGTGTCTCCATTGCCAAAtgctcttttatttttactattatcAGGTTCTTCTATGTCATGTTTGCCTTTTGCGCTAACAGTTAAGGAAGTTTCTAATACGAAGATGACGAGTAGTCCCCAGTGGGCGTAAGCAGAGAGTCTGAAAAGAATtataaacgaattttttttcatttaatatatgtGTTACATACACATGTAcgtgcatttttatttccaaatggCCTTAAATTAACTGTGAAATATTTTCGCCCAAAGGGTCAGGAATAGTTATAAGAGATTTATGGGATTAGAACTAATGCGTTTAGgttcttttgaaaataactctgctattttctgatttacatgaaaaatataattaattttggtaTCTGCTAAACTGTCTAAGATCCGCTATGTTAGGCtgatttcaaacattttaaaaccattttttgaaatcattcaaaaacttgtttttctcTCGAAAATGTATCTTTAAGACCAGGCACATTCCTGACGATTCAACGAacttcttcaatatttttaatttcaatttcggtttttaatAGTAACAAAGGTGAGAAAATTCCcctggaaatattaaaaaagttcagTTTCCAGTACAGTTTAAAGATCAATATAGTTGCTTGATTCCTTGGGAGTTTCTTAAATAATCTTGATTTTCCCCTGAAAGATTTTGTTAACAATACCTGTGTTGAAGCTTCCCTATGTTTTAACGAATGCTTCGGATATTTCTCATTTCAAATCCCCTTTGATTTAAAGGGTAAAAGGAAGATGGACCTGGTAAGAGTTTCCtattttcctaaataaaaatacgGCCCCATGTATTAATCCTACATACCTTTGAGATTTAgcaaagataatttaaaattcttatttacgGAAAATGTATGGGAATAATGATATACGCATAGGACGGCCCAGATAAAACGAAGTATCTGAAATAGTAGGCGAGAACATCCTGGAATATTGCATAATTGTTCTTGAATCCAGTACCTATGTCTAGATCTGAGAAATCAGCTTAGAAAATGTTGGAGAAAGATCGATTTGGTGTGTTAAATGGCAGTTGTTAATTATCAGTTAATCATCTTGGAGATTCAGTTGTGAAAGATctgtttagaaaattaaagGGTCTGATGgagataaaaagaaaatattaatgctCGTACTTGGTGCACCGCTATGCCTGTAAAAATTTGATACTAATTtcatgtattaattttttaatatatttgttaTTGTATGCTAAATTTTAGTTcttcttttaactgaaatttctGTGTGCATAGTTAGTTTCAAtcaacaaaatcaaaaatatatgggTGTGCCCGTACCTACCTCATTCTCTTAAAGCTGTATATTGAGTGTGTTTAACACATACATTGAACTTGTCACAATTCCAATTTTTCATTACCGCAGACATGATTCTCGGAGAAACTGTTTACTTAACAtctattttcgaaaataaccCAAGAACGATccccaaatttc is part of the Euwallacea similis isolate ESF13 chromosome 17, ESF131.1, whole genome shotgun sequence genome and harbors:
- the LOC136414479 gene encoding uncharacterized protein, whose product is MRLSAYAHWGLLVIFVLETSLTVSAKGKHDIEEPDNSKNKRAFGNGDTTKSNTNKKTKVFNDIEDDKTRAKKYQKASKVPGQDSKKNNETPQKKFIGRIEHGKVMVLRRKDESLPMSKSSDRGNDVCTKYKNNKFNNCYNGKNPYSEEESEEDSSEEEKSKGKAKKHVKYSIKFRHEKQKKKENGDIRIMRLHKNGRKNYEKEDDDSSEDEDEPIKRFKLMEDDD